A genomic region of Daphnia carinata strain CSIRO-1 chromosome 5, CSIRO_AGI_Dcar_HiC_V3, whole genome shotgun sequence contains the following coding sequences:
- the LOC130696349 gene encoding DNA polymerase theta-like, whose amino-acid sequence MSIDLSWGPSIGSQVLAEISLLEANAKRVEDRESSTSLSANNTSILANSNLSSSDDETSAVIIKPISNLSHSSSNRLSRDTNVSCLTSVAGLLGSNPSEMKTGTSTEMEHKTNSLSVSAHSPLSCSTPVANSAASLRRASLRSSSVLKLQLHNWGLPSAVIQKYAEKKITTLFPWQVECLQTGKVLSGSNLIYSAPTSSGKTLVSELLMLKTVIDLKKKAIYILPFVAVAREKTRFLKYVTEDIGIRVESFAGSSSPPGGLKNCDLAICTIEKANSLINRLIEDGSLDQLGIVVVDELHLIGDSHRGFLLELLLTKIFYATSRNGNRSRIQLVGMSATLPSLEVLAKWLRADLYRTDFRPIALKEHIKIGTEIFHPDFRLARKIDPSRLVPNDIEHLIYLCLETMLDGHSVLIFCPTKNWCEKMAQNISAEFFNLGSSTTSHYGIILRQQLKGDLLAQVLERLKATPAGLDTVLGQTIRFGVAFHHAGLTSEERENIEAAFRHGVIRVLVATSTLSSGVNLPARRVIIRTPMFHGTVIDPLVYRQMIGRAGRFGVDTDGDSYLICQPSEKHQVQRMFNAVPPALKSCLLLDSTLATDPSMAVSSSMKRAMLEVIATGSASTEEDLKLYASCTLLAVLNDVPDVAIQACVAWLVSNEFIRRQTVEDGKERLTPTQLGLACLASSLSPDESLNLLIELKTARRGLILDSDLHLVYQITPTYVSDQMTQIDWLHYLTLWEELSESQKRVGEAVGVEERFLVRAMKGTVTTTAPRQSRQMAIHRRFYTALALHELMNEVRLADVARTYKMNKGTLQSLQQQTATFAGMVTIFCHRLGWNTLYVLLEHFQSRLLFGVQLELCDLMRLPSMLSHTARLLYDAGLTNVSAVATAAAENIEVLLKNACPFKSAKETEEAKKLGETDVNAYDLVAEARKLLQLELGVKIQWGDKVKSEPALPKPSQEKFRRPSLVSKDFPSPIAKNTSIRLSSANSPLASTPIVEDTPIPQKTATPPVKTKSAMKENVKPADITPDMFAESSVNSSHSFAIETLHQSPTNQAVVQALPRTPLTKAAGVLESLRLSDDELFDTIRTPPFVACAEKLAPVTEKPLEKYLKRRVSTDDISFLDATPPPHQSIGKLANKKSKLSTTLASPLQPHSVCQSPLVLSFSSDDSSIIPSSLPLPKFKINEITTSSRLELFIKETIRQNCLAITVYKEKNSILGLAVAWSCLNVNYIQLRERFDSSLDVAKVSKLKSLFEALIRLKVEFIIYDIRSTTGDLRSLCHRLINEMLFRDVDLCQWLLEPSNSSVSLQKLVRMYGQQGSPSKTYRGREKVLHECCALLDIFHQMKQRLHQYELLQSLTELEMPLVMLMLQMEETGIAFDRSTCESVLQTLREHLKMLEETAHRLAGRQFSLTSSKEVSKIIASLNLCIEEKNPQSFINPLKKKYQPPSATKTSLVKLGRIHPLPRLVVEFRKVSAIVQTIICPLLQASTFHVDGVERIAGECEFRNVTGRVNIVQPNLQHIPRPFLLSDSRLINVRTAFYAVPGTTLLSADYSQLELRILAHLSEDSGLCSILSQPDGDVFRGIVSVWKKKKQEEVTDDERQQAKQICYGIVYGMGCKSLAEQLEVGEEEAQLFVNTFHATYPSIQSFITNTVNQCRTNGFVVTLLGRRRFLPAINSSNAVQRAQAERQAVNTKIQGSAADLVKTAVILLNRSLNEKLANVHLVHQIHDELLFQVPVKSMERAARIVRHCMETAIPMKIRLPVAIKTGKTWGTMEPYKS is encoded by the exons atgtcaATAGATTTAAGTTGGGGTCCCTCAATTGGGAGCCAAGTATTGGCTGAGATAAGTTTATTAGAGGCAAATGCTAAGCGTGTGGAAGACCGTGAATCTTCTACATCTCTGTCTGCCAACAACACATCCATACTTGCCAACTCAAATCTTTCTTCATCAGATGATGAGACCAGTGCTGTGATAATTAAACCAATTTCAAACTTGTCACACTCCTCAAGTAATCGATTGTCAAGAGATACCAATGTCAGTTGCTTGACATCTGTTGCTGGATTGTTGGGCTCAAATCCATCTGAAATGAAAACAGGAACCTCTACAGaaatggaacacaaaactAATTCTCTTTCAGTTTCTGCTCATTCCCCTCTGTCATGTTCTACACCAGTTGCAAATTCAGCAGCTAGTCTACGCAGAGCCAGTCTGCGTTCCAGCTCAGTTTTAAAACTACAGCTGCACAATTGGGGTCTTCCTTCAGCAGTCATACAGAAATatgctgaaaagaaaataacaacattATTCCCCTGGCAAGTGGAATGTCTCCAGACTGGAAAGGTGCTAAGTGGAAGCAATTTGATCTATAGTGCACCTACTTCATCTGGCAAGACTCTAGTTTCTGAATTGCTGATGCTAAAAACTGTAAtagatttgaaaaagaaag CAATATATATACTGCCTTTCGTAGCTGTTGCGCGGGAAAAAACACGATTTCTAAAATACGTCACGGAGGATATTGGCATTCGGGTTGAGAGCTTCGCTGGATCCAGCAGCCCACCCGGCGGCTTGAAAAACTGTGATTTAGCAATCTGCACGATAGAAAAAGCAAACAGCCTAATCAATAGGCTAATTGAAGATGGCTCGCTCGATCAGTTGGGCATAGTTGTGGTCGATGAACTTCATCTCATTGGGGACTCTCATCGTGGATTCCTTCTCGAATTATTgttaacaaaaattttctatgCCACGTCACGGAATGGAAATCGCTCCCGAATTCAACTAGTAGGGATGTCGGCCACCTTGCCGAGCTTGGAAGTTCTTGCGAAATGGCTTCGTGCAGATCTCTACCGGACAGACTTCCGACCAATCGCATTGAAAGAACATATCAAAATTGGAACCGAAATTTTCCACCCTGACTTCCGATTAGCAAGAAAGATTGATCCGAGCCGCCTTGTCCCTAATGACATTGAACATCTAATTTATTTATGTCTGGAAACAATGCTAGATGGTCATTCTGTTCTGATTTTCTGCCCGACAAAAAACTGGTGCGAAAAGATGGCCCAGAACATAAGCGCAGAATTCTTCAACCTGGGCTCTAGCACAACATCCCACTATGGTATCATTCTCCGCCAACAGCTAAAAGGAGATTTACTCGCTCAAGTCCTTGAACGTCTAAAGGCTACACCTGCCGGATTAGATACAGTTCTTGGTCAAACGATTCGTTTTGGTGTGGCTTTCCATCATGCAGGCTTGACGTccgaagaaagagaaaatattgAAGCTGCATTCCGACATGGCGTTATTCGCGTTTTGGTAGCCACGTCGACTCTCTCTTCCGGCGTTAATCTACCTGCTCGTCGAGTCATCATTCGTACACCCATGTTCCACGGAACGGTAATAGACCCACTAGTCTACAGACAGATGATTGGGCGAGCCGGCCGTTTCGGTGTGGATACGGACGGTGATAG TTACCTCATCTGCCAACCTTCTGAAAAGCATCAAGTTCAACGAATGTTTAATGCTGTTCCTCCGGCCTTAAAAAGCTGTTTGCTGTTAGATTCCACATTGGCGACCGATCCATCCATGGCTGTTAGCTCTAGTATGAAGCGTGCAATGTTAGAGGTCATTGCTACAGGTTCAGCTTCTACAGAAGAAGATTTGAAATTGTATGCTTCATGCACTCTGCTAGCAGTTTTGAATGACGTACCAGATGTGGCAATTCAAGCATGTGTTGCTTGGTTAGTGAGCAACGAGTTTATTCGCCGACAAACAGTTGAGGACGGAAAAGAACGATTGACACCCACCCAACTGGGATTGGCCTGCCTGGCTTCATCACTATCCCCAGACGAGAGCTTGAATCTTTTAATCGAACTGAAAACAGCTAGAAGAGGCCTCATTCTAGATAGTGATCTACATCTAGTTTACCAG ATTACACCCACTTACGTGTCCGACCAGATGACGCAGATTGATTGGCTTCATTATCTCACGTTGTGGGAAGAACTGAGTGAAAGCCAAAAGCGAGTAGGAGAAGCGGTAGGTGTAGAGGAGCGATTTCTGGTACGGGCTATGAAAGGTACGGTAACCACAACTGCGCCCCGACAATCACGACAAATGGCGATCCATCGACGTTTCTACACAGCCCTTGCGCTTCACGAGTTAATGAACGAAGTCCGCTTGGCTGACGTGGCTCGAACATACAAAATGAACAAAGGAACCCTACAATCATTGCAACAGCAAACGGCCACCTTTGCTG GAATGGTCACTATCTTTTGTCATCGCCTGGGGTGGAACACACTCTATGTTCTGCTTGAGCATTTCCAATCTCGATTGCTTTTTGGTGTACAACTGGAACTTTGTGACTTGATGCGGTTGCCATCCATGCTATCGCACACGGCAAGATTACTTTACGATGCCGGCTTAACGAACGTATCGGCGGTAGCTACAGCAGCTGCAGAAAACATAGAAGTGTTGTTGAAGAACGCATGCCCTTTTAAGAGCGCAAAGGAAACTGAAGAAGCCAAGAAATTGGGTGAAACTGATGTCAACGCTTATGATCTTGTAGCCGAAGCTCGAAAGCTGTTGCAGCTAGAACTTGGTGTAAAAATTCAGTGGGGCGATAAAGTCAAGAGTGAACCAGCATTACCGAAACCATCTCAAGAGAAATTTAGAAGACCTTCTCTTGTTTCAAAAGATTTCCCTAGTCCAATAGCGAAAAATACTTCAATCAGATTGTCATCTGCTAACTCTCCTCTAGCATCAACGCCGATTGTCGAAGATACGCCAATTCCTCAGAAGACTGCTACACCACCagtcaaaacaaaatctgCAATGAAGGAAAATGTAAAACCAGCAGATATAACACCCGACATGTTTGCAGAGTCATCAGTAAATTCTTCACATTCGTTTGCAATCGAAACGTTACATCAGTCGCCCACAAATCAAGCGGTAGTACAGGCACTGCCTCGCACTCCACTCACTAAAGCTGCCGGAGTTTTGGAGAGTCTCAGATTGTCCGACGATGAATTGTTTGACACCATAAGGACGCCCCCCTTTGTTGCCTGTGCAGAAAAATTGGCACCGGTAACAGAAAAGCCACTAGAAAAATATCTCAAACGACGAGTGTCTACGGATGACATTTCGTTCTTGGATGCTACTCCTCCACCTCACCAATCCATCGGAAAActcgcaaacaaaaaaagcaagctCTCTACCACATTGGCTTCTCCTCTCCAACCCCATTCTGTTTGCCAGTCTCCACTTGTTTTGTCCTTCTCTTCTGACGATAGCTCTATCATTCCGTCCAGTCTGCCTCTGCCAAAATTCAAGATTAATGAAATCACTACAAGTTCCCGGCTAGAACTGTTCATCAAGGAAACGATACGACAAAATTGCTTGGCCATCACAGTCTACAAGGAGAAAAATTCTATATTGGGCTTAGCTGTAGCCTGGTCCTGCCTGAACGTGAACTATATCCAGCTCAGAGAGCGATTCGATTCTAGTCTGGATGTAGCAAAGGTTTCCAAACTGAAATCTTTGTTCGAAGCTCTCATTCGATTGAAAGTTGAATTCATTATTTATGATATTCGATCGACCACAGGAGACCTCAGATCCTTGTGCCATCGTTTGATCAACGAAATGCTGTTTCGTGACGTCGATCTTTGTCAATGGCTTTTGGAACCGTCCAACTCTTCCGTTAGCCTGCAGAAACTCGTTAGGATGTACGGTCAGCAAGGTTCTCCTAGCAAGACGTATAGAGGCCGGGAGAAAGTGCTACACGAATGCTGTGCGCTGTTAGACATTTTCCATCAGATGAAGCAACGCCTACATCAATACGAATTATTGCAATCTTTGACTGAGTTGGAGATGCCTTTGGTAATGCTGATGTTGCAAATGGAAGAAACTGGAATCGCTTTTGACCGTTCTACTTGTGAATCGGTTTTGCAGACACTGCGCGAGCATTTGAAAATGCTGGAAGAAACAGCTCATCGTTTAGCTGGCCGTCAGTTTTCTTTAACTAGCTCCAAAGAAGTATCTAAAATCATTGCGTCATTGAACCTCtgcatcgaagaaaaaaatccccAGTCCTTCATCAAcccgttaaaaaagaaataccaaccACCTTCTGCAACCAAAACATCTTTAGTCAAATTAGGTCGAATCCATCCGCTACCCAGACTAGTAGTAGAATTTCGAAAAGTCAGCGCTATTGTCCAAACCATCATCTGCCCGTTATTACAAGCATCGACGTTTCACGTTGACGGAGTTGAACGGATAGCAGGAGAATGCGAATTCCGCAACGTTACGGGTCGTGTTAATATTGTCCAACCGAATTTGCAGCACATTCCGAGACCCTTTCTACTTTCAGATAGCAGACTGATCAACGTTAGAACTGCTTTTTATGCTGTTCCAG GAACTACCTTGCTTTCGGCGGATTATTCTCAGCTTGAATTGCGAATATTAGCGCATTTAAGTGAAGATTCTGGTCTTTGTTCAATTCTTAGCCAACCCGATGGAGATGTTTTCCGCGGCATTGTATCggtttggaaaaagaaaaagcaagaagaagTCACGGACGATGAAAGGCAACAAGCGAAACAAATCTGCTACGGGATTGTTTACGGCATGGGATGTAAAAGTTTGGCCGAACAATTGGAAGTTGGGGAAGAAGAAGCTCAACTTTTTGTTAACACTTTCCACGCAACGTATCCTA GTATACAAAGCTTTATTACAAACACAGTTAACCAGTGTCGCACGAATGGTTTTGTGGTTACACTCCTTGGTAGAAGAAGATTCTTACCAGCCATCAATAGCAGCAATGCAGTTCAGAGAG CTCAAGCGGAACGGCAAGCAGTGAATACGAAAATTCAAGGTTCAGCAGCAGATCTAGTGAAAACTGCCGTGATTCTGTTGAATCGTTCATTGAATGAGAAACTGGCTAATGTTCATTTGGTACATCAAATACACGATGAGTTGCTTTTCCAG GTACCCGTTAAAAGTATGGAACGGGCTGCTCGTATAGTTCGGCACTGCATGGAGACGGCTATACCAATGAAAATTCGCTTGCCAGTAGCTATTAAAACTGGGAAAACATGGGGAACAATGGAGCCCTACAAAAGCTAA